A window from Marinagarivorans cellulosilyticus encodes these proteins:
- a CDS encoding glycoside hydrolase family 3 protein yields the protein MKSALPPKRLLLGLVVAALCTTGCGNTPAKSDAKAASNKPASQEYNPMLWPTLKSPFDHKQTAAINAKVAKLVSQMTLEQKVGQMTQAEIGFVTAEDVKKYHLGSVLEGGGSYLDGDKFASVDAWLAKLDAFYEAATDTSDGGLAIPLIWGTDSVHGHNKVIGATIFPHNVGLGATNNPELVRKIGEVTAIETMVLGKDWTFAPEISVTRNDRWGRTYEGYSEDAALVAKLGKAAVEGLQGSVKDGTFMDGTRLLATAKHYIGDGGTVDGVDRADNLATEQELIDIHAPGYFTAIESGVLSIMASHSSWQGTRMHGHQYLLTDVLKDRLGFDGFVIGDWNSHALVPGCKPDNCPASVMAGMDMFMVPEHWKSFIENTVQQVRDGVIPEARIDDAVTRILRSKYRAGIMDAPKPSARKLAGNKALFGAPEHLELARQAVRESAVLIKNNNKALPVNPGSNVLVVGSAADDIGRQSGGWTISWQGTGTTNADFPNGQSIWQGIQSHVKAAGGKVELKPKGDYSQKPDVAIMVFGEKPYAEWQGDIKTLAWQPGDHSDALLMEKLKADGIKVISVFISGRPLWLNREINASDAFIAAWLPGSQGAALADLMFSDKTGKAAYDFTGTLPLSWPKYADQYEVNVGNADYDPLFPFGYGLSYAKPGKPVPTLNADAGNALDGLVMNTPLFKGRARDPWQLFVEAEGEQVLYQSSLINGKTITLSEADQETQGDAVDVKWQGNGWGQVSLRTKDVPVKFSGHVENNSIIAFDIYRLSKAEKPVYLQLGDTSKSHKIDITMKVNAAPINEWNRLSVDVLCFEKAGLDMDYVTEALSFITDGELNIRLANIQVEPEMADKAAFRCR from the coding sequence ATGAAAAGCGCGCTGCCCCCCAAACGCTTATTACTCGGCTTAGTGGTTGCTGCTTTATGCACTACCGGCTGCGGTAATACACCTGCAAAGTCAGATGCCAAAGCCGCTAGCAACAAACCCGCCAGCCAAGAATATAACCCCATGTTATGGCCAACGTTAAAGTCGCCATTCGACCACAAGCAAACAGCCGCTATTAATGCAAAGGTTGCCAAGCTTGTTAGCCAAATGACGTTAGAGCAAAAAGTGGGGCAAATGACGCAAGCCGAAATTGGCTTTGTGACCGCCGAGGATGTCAAAAAATATCACTTAGGCTCTGTATTGGAAGGCGGCGGTAGCTACTTGGACGGCGACAAGTTTGCCAGTGTAGACGCTTGGCTTGCCAAATTAGATGCCTTTTACGAGGCCGCCACCGACACCAGTGATGGCGGTTTAGCCATTCCCCTTATTTGGGGTACCGATTCGGTTCACGGCCACAACAAAGTGATTGGCGCGACTATCTTCCCGCATAACGTGGGCTTAGGTGCTACAAATAACCCGGAGCTGGTGCGTAAAATTGGCGAAGTAACTGCCATCGAAACCATGGTTTTAGGTAAAGACTGGACATTTGCACCCGAAATATCTGTAACCCGCAACGACCGTTGGGGCCGTACTTACGAAGGCTACAGTGAAGATGCCGCCTTAGTGGCCAAGCTGGGTAAGGCGGCGGTGGAAGGTTTACAGGGCTCCGTTAAAGACGGCACCTTTATGGATGGCACCCGTTTATTGGCAACGGCCAAACACTATATTGGCGATGGCGGCACCGTCGATGGCGTAGACCGCGCCGATAACCTTGCTACCGAGCAAGAGCTTATCGATATTCACGCACCAGGCTACTTTACGGCCATCGAATCGGGTGTGTTATCCATTATGGCATCGCACAGTAGCTGGCAAGGCACGCGCATGCATGGCCACCAATATTTATTAACCGATGTACTTAAAGACCGTTTAGGGTTTGATGGTTTTGTTATTGGCGATTGGAACAGTCATGCCTTAGTGCCCGGCTGCAAGCCAGATAACTGCCCAGCATCGGTGATGGCCGGCATGGATATGTTCATGGTGCCAGAACACTGGAAAAGCTTTATCGAAAACACCGTGCAACAAGTGCGCGATGGCGTTATTCCCGAAGCCCGCATAGACGATGCCGTAACGCGCATTTTACGCAGTAAATACCGCGCCGGCATTATGGATGCTCCTAAACCTTCTGCTCGCAAATTGGCGGGTAACAAAGCTTTATTCGGTGCGCCGGAACACCTTGAATTGGCTCGCCAAGCAGTGCGCGAATCGGCTGTACTAATAAAAAACAACAATAAAGCCCTACCGGTTAACCCTGGCAGCAATGTATTAGTGGTGGGTTCCGCCGCTGATGATATTGGCCGTCAATCTGGGGGGTGGACTATTTCTTGGCAAGGCACTGGCACCACCAACGCAGACTTCCCCAATGGGCAGTCTATTTGGCAAGGTATTCAAAGCCACGTTAAAGCCGCGGGCGGTAAAGTAGAATTAAAACCCAAAGGCGATTACAGTCAAAAACCCGATGTGGCAATTATGGTGTTTGGCGAAAAGCCCTACGCCGAATGGCAAGGCGATATTAAAACCTTAGCTTGGCAGCCTGGTGATCACAGCGATGCTTTGTTAATGGAAAAATTAAAAGCCGATGGCATTAAAGTGATTAGCGTATTTATTTCTGGCCGGCCTTTGTGGCTAAACCGCGAAATAAATGCCAGCGATGCCTTTATTGCCGCTTGGTTGCCTGGTTCCCAAGGCGCCGCTTTAGCCGATTTAATGTTTAGCGATAAAACAGGCAAAGCCGCATACGACTTTACCGGCACGCTACCGCTTAGCTGGCCAAAATATGCCGACCAATACGAAGTGAACGTTGGCAATGCCGATTACGACCCGCTATTCCCATTTGGCTATGGCCTAAGTTATGCCAAACCAGGCAAGCCTGTACCGACATTAAATGCCGATGCCGGTAATGCATTGGATGGCTTAGTCATGAATACCCCATTATTCAAAGGCCGCGCCCGCGACCCTTGGCAATTATTTGTCGAAGCCGAAGGCGAGCAAGTGCTTTACCAAAGCAGTTTAATTAATGGTAAAACAATTACCTTGTCCGAAGCCGACCAAGAAACCCAAGGCGACGCCGTTGACGTTAAATGGCAAGGCAATGGTTGGGGCCAAGTAAGCTTACGCACTAAAGATGTTCCGGTTAAATTTAGCGGCCACGTCGAAAATAATTCGATTATTGCTTTTGATATTTACCGCTTAAGTAAGGCCGAAAAGCCCGTGTATTTACAATTGGGCGACACCTCAAAAAGCCACAAAATCGACATCACCATGAAAGTAAATGCAGCCCCCATCAACGAGTGGAATCGTTTATCGGTTGATGTCCTATGTTTTGAAAAAGCCGGCCTAGATATGGACTACGTCACCGAAGCCCTAAGCTTTATTACCGATGGCGAATTAAATATACGCCTTGCCAATATTCAAGTAGAACCAGAAATGGCAGATAAAGCCGCATTTAGATGCCGCTGA
- a CDS encoding nuclear transport factor 2 family protein: MKYAIWGAAVCLVLAACDGGSRYSSEESASSIQGAIGSSLASSSSTESQYSSSSTQARCSDVLAQVNRSAARDALEQFFIQKDLSAIDRFWKDPYIQHNPIAQSGVENFRNVFQSFLGSVEYEIYGVWAECDLALVLGRYGGTGIIFDMFRLDDGKFIEHWDSDGGQATASIGSSVFTTLDAEKTHYNREQITSLYEDVLIPGGDNITTLSVGTYLDESRLLSRDYLGISLSQDSSGRMESREYKKIHHVIADGDFVFVLAEATVNGETTAIYDLYQLEDGLAFQYWSSRRATPTNSSVDFPGIF, encoded by the coding sequence ATGAAGTATGCAATTTGGGGTGCAGCTGTTTGCTTAGTACTGGCTGCTTGTGATGGGGGGAGCCGTTATTCTTCGGAGGAATCTGCAAGCTCTATTCAAGGTGCAATAGGTAGTAGCCTAGCAAGTAGTTCTAGTACTGAAAGCCAGTATTCAAGTTCTTCTACTCAGGCGCGCTGCAGCGATGTGCTAGCGCAAGTGAATCGCAGCGCGGCACGTGATGCCCTAGAGCAATTTTTTATTCAAAAGGACCTGAGTGCTATCGATCGCTTTTGGAAAGACCCTTATATTCAACATAATCCAATCGCGCAAAGCGGTGTAGAAAATTTTAGAAATGTATTTCAGAGTTTTTTGGGTTCAGTTGAATACGAAATATATGGCGTGTGGGCTGAGTGCGATTTAGCTCTGGTTTTGGGGCGTTATGGCGGCACAGGCATTATTTTTGATATGTTCCGCTTAGACGATGGGAAATTCATTGAGCATTGGGACTCTGATGGGGGCCAGGCTACGGCGAGTATTGGTAGTTCGGTTTTCACTACTCTTGATGCAGAGAAGACACACTATAATCGTGAACAGATTACATCACTATACGAGGATGTTTTGATTCCAGGAGGCGATAACATAACAACGTTAAGTGTTGGCACTTATTTAGATGAAAGTAGGCTTTTGTCGCGAGACTATTTAGGTATTTCGTTATCGCAAGATTCTTCAGGGCGTATGGAGAGTCGAGAGTACAAGAAAATTCACCATGTAATTGCCGATGGCGATTTTGTTTTTGTCTTGGCTGAAGCCACTGTGAATGGTGAAACAACTGCTATTTATGATCTTTACCAATTAGAAGATGGTTTGGCATTTCAATACTGGAGCTCGCGCCGTGCAACTCCCACTAACTCCTCAGTAGATTTCCCTGGTATTTTTTAA
- a CDS encoding alpha/beta hydrolase: MTSFTERNMVLVKILKFGTWLMVGSLCVYLAGCNRDKAFSWINPPSQMIEGLQHHVVYSQYEKTEMGLSILVPAEYQNTPNKRYSVVYYLHGWGGNESSEINDIQKFIQRIPKHNNGMPIIVYPNGGRSGYFGSTENRIIKELIPYIDNNFKTMASREGRHLLGFSMGGTAALRLALKYPDLFTSAASLGGRLWQGDESLTEAIDVNQHKVKAFKTRLLFVQGEQDGPDQFHAVTRKLSDLEIPFKAQILPNTSHNLTSYLEQSVLFYTF; this comes from the coding sequence ATGACGTCATTCACAGAGCGCAACATGGTACTGGTAAAAATTTTAAAATTTGGCACGTGGTTAATGGTCGGCAGCCTGTGCGTATATTTGGCAGGCTGTAACCGCGATAAAGCTTTTAGCTGGATAAATCCGCCAAGTCAGATGATAGAAGGCCTACAGCATCACGTTGTTTACAGCCAATACGAAAAGACCGAAATGGGCTTATCCATTTTAGTGCCCGCGGAATATCAAAACACCCCCAACAAGCGCTATTCCGTGGTGTACTATTTACACGGTTGGGGCGGCAACGAAAGCAGTGAAATTAACGACATTCAAAAGTTCATTCAACGTATACCAAAACACAATAATGGCATGCCAATAATCGTATATCCCAATGGTGGACGAAGCGGTTATTTTGGATCTACAGAAAATAGAATCATCAAAGAATTAATTCCTTACATCGACAATAACTTTAAAACCATGGCATCACGTGAAGGTCGCCATTTACTGGGATTTTCTATGGGGGGTACGGCAGCCCTACGCTTAGCGTTAAAATATCCGGACCTATTCACCAGCGCTGCAAGCTTAGGCGGCCGACTTTGGCAAGGTGACGAAAGCCTAACCGAAGCTATTGATGTTAATCAACATAAAGTCAAAGCCTTTAAAACACGGTTATTATTTGTGCAAGGGGAACAAGATGGTCCGGATCAGTTCCATGCCGTTACCCGTAAATTAAGCGATTTAGAAATCCCCTTCAAAGCACAAATACTGCCCAACACCTCACACAACTTAACAAGCTACCTTGAGCAATCTGTTCTTTTCTACACCTTCTAG
- a CDS encoding DUF2306 domain-containing protein — MTTIVGSPSATSRQWLTPFLLLMLGSVSVIFGALQLYSLGQGLPPAPTPDQALHYFAMPWPVVTHIVCGTIFNLIAPFQFAGIIRRRYPLWHRWAGRVLILCAFGAGASSLWMNHFYPAFGGTMKYLGILAHNIVLLGSLILSVKAILRRDIARHRAWMMRAVAAMLSPATQRLLIIPWVGITGILNDTIIAAVIWGGLAVNLVVVEWFLRHKQNA, encoded by the coding sequence ATGACTACTATAGTTGGTTCACCCTCGGCTACTTCACGGCAATGGCTTACACCGTTTTTACTGCTAATGCTCGGCAGTGTTTCGGTTATTTTTGGTGCGTTGCAGTTATACAGTTTGGGCCAAGGGCTACCGCCTGCCCCTACGCCGGATCAAGCCTTACACTACTTTGCCATGCCTTGGCCGGTGGTAACACATATTGTGTGTGGCACCATCTTTAATCTTATCGCGCCGTTTCAATTTGCAGGCATTATTCGTCGGCGTTACCCTTTATGGCATCGTTGGGCAGGGCGCGTGCTAATACTTTGTGCCTTTGGCGCTGGTGCGAGTAGCTTATGGATGAATCACTTTTACCCCGCCTTTGGTGGCACCATGAAGTACTTAGGTATTTTGGCGCATAACATAGTGCTGCTTGGCTCATTAATCTTGAGTGTAAAAGCTATTTTGCGGCGGGATATTGCGCGCCACCGCGCCTGGATGATGCGTGCTGTAGCGGCAATGTTAAGCCCAGCTACTCAGCGCTTGCTGATTATTCCCTGGGTGGGCATTACCGGCATTTTAAATGACACTATTATTGCCGCAGTGATTTGGGGTGGTTTGGCAGTGAATTTGGTCGTGGTCGAGTGGTTTTTACGGCACAAACAGAACGCTTAG
- a CDS encoding DUF1996 domain-containing protein, with protein sequence MKVSYFSSILALKIALVSSLTMADSSASESSLGCEPPTIPTPQWTHCANEYGLGQPNSCNFSGLRRVRFGNGSQWVEKNEFNQHLASKCNRRNFPSADFDWTEGPYRCEYSSVIVKESISPAENCESRHDCNGFSMQMPAGANGASVEKLGRGSEPTPSDHVGAFRTLCTFSHFAYNDPLVHPGIPGRSHLHAFFGNTSVNHNTDPYLLADSGDSTCSGGTLNRSAYWVPALLDMKEKRPLIPHKSIWYYKGGYQGLAKAGFDNLPKGLSMIGREYYWSCNDNPEIKHKSIPQCSAGSVVTLRVSFPQCWDGMNTWLPDESHVTNPVNRACPASHPKAVPRITLNIQYIVEYENQIDNLMLASDMGNNAPGSTAHADWINGWNTDISAAFIENCLNSLNDCRANLIGNNESLR encoded by the coding sequence ATGAAGGTTTCCTATTTTTCATCGATTCTCGCACTCAAAATTGCATTAGTTAGTTCGCTCACCATGGCAGATAGCAGTGCTTCAGAATCAAGCCTGGGGTGTGAGCCACCAACAATACCCACCCCCCAATGGACGCACTGCGCCAACGAATATGGTTTAGGCCAACCTAATAGCTGTAATTTCTCAGGTCTTCGGCGTGTCAGGTTTGGCAATGGATCGCAATGGGTTGAAAAAAACGAATTCAACCAACACCTCGCCTCCAAATGCAATAGACGAAACTTTCCCAGCGCTGATTTTGATTGGACTGAAGGGCCTTATCGCTGCGAGTATTCATCCGTAATTGTCAAAGAGTCCATATCACCAGCCGAAAACTGCGAAAGCAGGCACGACTGCAACGGGTTTAGCATGCAGATGCCCGCAGGAGCCAACGGTGCCAGCGTCGAAAAGCTAGGCCGCGGCTCAGAGCCTACGCCAAGTGATCACGTAGGGGCGTTTAGAACGCTATGCACATTTTCACACTTTGCCTACAATGACCCCCTTGTTCACCCTGGCATCCCTGGGCGCAGCCACCTACATGCTTTTTTTGGCAACACATCTGTCAACCACAATACAGATCCATACCTTCTAGCTGATTCAGGGGATTCAACATGTAGTGGAGGCACACTGAACCGCTCTGCATATTGGGTGCCCGCACTACTCGACATGAAGGAGAAACGCCCGCTCATACCCCATAAATCAATTTGGTACTACAAAGGAGGATACCAAGGGCTAGCCAAAGCGGGATTTGATAACCTCCCAAAAGGCTTATCAATGATAGGCAGAGAATACTACTGGTCCTGCAATGACAACCCCGAGATAAAACACAAGTCCATTCCGCAGTGTAGTGCGGGTTCAGTAGTTACGCTAAGAGTCTCTTTCCCGCAATGTTGGGATGGCATGAACACATGGCTACCAGATGAGTCGCATGTAACAAATCCTGTAAATAGGGCTTGCCCAGCCAGCCACCCCAAGGCCGTTCCTCGGATCACATTGAACATCCAGTATATTGTCGAATACGAAAATCAAATAGACAATCTTATGCTCGCATCGGACATGGGCAATAATGCTCCAGGCTCAACGGCTCACGCCGATTGGATAAATGGTTGGAATACAGATATCAGCGCCGCATTTATCGAAAACTGCCTAAACTCACTGAATGACTGCCGTGCCAACCTGATCGGCAATAATGAATCCTTAAGATAG
- a CDS encoding MBL fold metallo-hydrolase, with protein sequence MNKLIMVLMIIPMAVFAEIRVPDMTSDNGYVEPFRMFDNVYYIGDKWVSSYVVETSAGLVIIDTLDFPYSQWIPANLKKLGLNNKSVTHIIVTHGHSDHVGGAEFLQALHSSKVIMTQKGFELAKSQALKSHGDKIFLPPVVTSFAQDSSRILVGDTEFKFYITHGHTEGDLSIDFMVKDGTKRYRAFVVGGHGVNFQKPDLAHKFIESMKRVKKLALESPAVKVNLSNHPHKNNLFSNRDKNANSVAGNAFVSDSDFLDFITDQEKLAIEKIQNKRSKMEAPD encoded by the coding sequence ATGAATAAATTGATTATGGTTCTTATGATTATTCCGATGGCTGTATTCGCTGAAATACGCGTGCCAGACATGACGAGTGATAACGGGTACGTCGAGCCATTCCGAATGTTTGACAATGTGTATTATATCGGCGACAAGTGGGTTTCCTCGTATGTTGTGGAAACCTCGGCGGGCTTGGTGATTATCGATACGCTAGATTTCCCCTATAGCCAGTGGATACCCGCTAACCTGAAAAAGTTAGGCCTAAACAATAAAAGTGTAACGCATATTATTGTAACCCACGGTCATTCTGACCATGTTGGCGGTGCTGAATTTCTTCAGGCCTTGCATAGCTCCAAAGTTATTATGACCCAAAAAGGGTTTGAGCTAGCCAAATCTCAAGCGCTCAAAAGCCACGGGGATAAAATATTTTTACCCCCTGTTGTAACATCTTTTGCACAAGACAGTTCTCGTATTCTTGTCGGCGATACTGAATTTAAATTTTATATTACACATGGGCATACGGAGGGTGATTTATCTATCGATTTCATGGTGAAAGATGGCACTAAGCGATATAGGGCATTTGTGGTGGGTGGGCATGGCGTAAATTTTCAAAAGCCGGACCTTGCTCACAAGTTTATTGAGAGTATGAAACGCGTTAAGAAATTGGCACTGGAAAGCCCAGCTGTAAAGGTAAACTTATCTAATCATCCGCATAAGAATAATTTATTTTCTAACAGAGATAAGAATGCAAACTCTGTAGCGGGTAACGCCTTTGTTAGCGATAGTGATTTTTTGGATTTTATAACGGATCAAGAGAAATTAGCTATTGAGAAAATACAAAATAAGCGTAGTAAAATGGAAGCGCCTGATTAA
- a CDS encoding cellulose-binding domain-containing protein, with amino-acid sequence MTKQIIHQGVASHWRSLLLASASLVLSACVAEPTSPSSSSAQSSEPVSSSSQVAVSSSSESLSSEVASSESSSVVVVSSSSVESSSSAMSSSQVSSSVVSSSSMAMSSSSVADCEELDQARFDYGEAVYGGDCTFCHGGITEGATLGMAARAIEVASPPYGKTDDPSLANYILSAMSNHLDSCTNSDAECAEDVAYYLEVATNVRDVVDSCAVSSSSVSSSMPSVQSSSSASSEASEPVLIDCDVPSSGHNLYGSGFEVNKVVVTNTTGAALEKWTATLTFPANINQLYNKPQGELNTAISGAVVTVTGTNLAAGATASMNFGGNYGNGENSTDLPACVAEKFIPAPVVPLEPDQTGPLANGYCPLNSGLGVGSTSQHEIFVVTDDGGVAKIHEGKADFIGGVNNAIAVSAGSYSSDICYALTSGNVQCGKYQSTDAGSNVVLVEGLGKVIESVTTDIGANVCFLNDTGEAFCGSNGSNAAKVDFGGSGSYTYLNCGRSSRCCAIDTNDALVCNAAASLPANKPDGKVVSVAGTDMGFCAVFDTGRVYCWGEDGGTIGRGQGAPAEEFPVSGWTQVVLPGGATSTAGGQWHNCWLMADKTVYCAGESNDQAAGGGSGIPTQIKTTGGNSISDIVAINGAKDAACATNSVGELFCWAGAGGNGATAVKIDLGERKIRLPLDCQ; translated from the coding sequence ATGACCAAACAAATTATTCATCAAGGGGTTGCTAGCCACTGGCGCAGTTTATTGCTTGCGTCTGCGTCGTTAGTGTTATCGGCGTGTGTAGCAGAGCCTACATCGCCTTCTAGTAGTTCAGCTCAGTCGAGCGAGCCCGTGTCTAGCTCTTCGCAAGTGGCGGTAAGCAGTTCAAGTGAAAGCTTGTCGTCAGAGGTCGCTTCTTCGGAGTCTTCATCGGTTGTGGTGGTTTCATCGAGCTCGGTGGAATCTTCTAGCAGCGCGATGAGCAGCTCGCAGGTTTCAAGCTCGGTGGTTAGCTCATCAAGTATGGCTATGAGCAGCTCAAGTGTTGCTGACTGTGAAGAGCTTGATCAAGCACGCTTTGATTATGGCGAAGCGGTTTACGGTGGGGATTGTACTTTTTGCCACGGCGGCATTACCGAGGGGGCTACGCTCGGCATGGCCGCTAGAGCTATCGAAGTGGCCAGCCCGCCCTATGGTAAAACTGATGACCCATCACTAGCGAACTACATTTTAAGTGCAATGAGTAATCACTTGGACTCGTGTACCAATAGTGATGCAGAGTGCGCCGAAGATGTGGCTTATTACTTAGAAGTAGCGACAAATGTACGGGATGTCGTCGATAGCTGCGCAGTTTCTAGCAGCAGCGTCAGCTCATCAATGCCTTCTGTTCAGTCTTCGTCGTCGGCGAGCTCAGAGGCGTCGGAGCCTGTACTTATTGACTGTGATGTCCCATCAAGCGGCCACAACCTATACGGCAGCGGCTTTGAGGTGAACAAAGTGGTTGTCACTAATACCACGGGCGCAGCACTGGAAAAGTGGACCGCGACACTGACTTTCCCTGCGAATATCAACCAGCTGTACAACAAGCCGCAAGGAGAATTGAATACCGCAATTTCTGGTGCTGTTGTAACAGTGACAGGCACTAATTTAGCTGCAGGTGCCACCGCCTCGATGAACTTTGGCGGCAATTATGGCAACGGTGAAAACTCGACTGACCTACCTGCCTGTGTTGCTGAAAAGTTCATTCCTGCGCCTGTTGTACCGCTTGAGCCTGATCAAACTGGCCCGCTCGCAAATGGTTACTGCCCACTTAACAGCGGCTTAGGTGTAGGCTCGACTTCGCAGCACGAAATATTTGTAGTGACTGACGATGGTGGTGTGGCCAAAATTCATGAAGGTAAAGCCGATTTTATCGGTGGCGTAAATAACGCGATTGCGGTATCGGCAGGTAGTTATTCTTCAGACATCTGTTACGCACTGACGAGCGGTAATGTGCAGTGTGGTAAGTACCAAAGTACTGATGCAGGCAGCAATGTGGTGTTGGTTGAGGGCTTGGGTAAAGTGATCGAATCGGTTACCACTGATATCGGCGCAAATGTTTGCTTCTTGAATGATACTGGTGAGGCCTTTTGTGGCAGTAACGGTAGCAATGCCGCAAAAGTCGATTTCGGTGGTAGTGGTTCATATACTTATTTGAACTGTGGTCGTTCTAGCCGCTGCTGTGCAATCGATACCAACGATGCGCTAGTGTGTAACGCTGCTGCAAGTCTGCCGGCCAACAAGCCTGATGGCAAAGTGGTCAGTGTCGCTGGCACCGATATGGGATTCTGCGCCGTGTTTGATACTGGCCGTGTTTACTGCTGGGGCGAAGACGGTGGCACCATTGGTCGCGGTCAAGGTGCTCCTGCTGAAGAGTTCCCCGTGAGTGGCTGGACGCAGGTGGTATTGCCTGGCGGCGCTACCTCAACGGCTGGTGGCCAATGGCATAACTGCTGGTTAATGGCAGACAAGACGGTTTACTGCGCTGGTGAAAGTAATGACCAAGCCGCCGGTGGTGGCAGTGGTATTCCTACCCAAATTAAAACCACAGGCGGTAACTCAATTAGCGATATCGTCGCAATTAATGGTGCCAAGGATGCGGCTTGTGCAACCAATAGTGTTGGTGAGCTATTCTGCTGGGCAGGCGCCGGTGGTAATGGCGCAACTGCAGTGAAGATTGACTTAGGCGAGCGGAAGATTCGCTTACCGCTTGATTGCCAATAA
- a CDS encoding alkene reductase, protein MTTLFDPIVMGDLHLRNRIIMAPLTRCRAEPGRVPSALMVEYYRQRASAGLIISEATSVMPMGVGYPNTPGIWSHEQVEGWKRVTDAVHAEGGTILLQLWHVGRISDSSYLNGELPVAPSAIQPAGTVSLVRPQKAFETPRALATDEIPAIVEAYRVGAENAKKAGFDGVEIHGANGYLLDQFLQSSTNQRTDAYGGSLKKRARLMLDVTDAVLNVWVPGRVGMHLAPRADAHDMGDDNLAETFGYVAEQLGKRELAFICTREHAADDSLGPKLKTLFGGNYIANEGFDLNSASQWLAQGKADAVAFGKAYIANPDLVKRFAQKAPLNEPNPNTFYGTGPEGYTDYPFLSPA, encoded by the coding sequence ATGACAACGTTATTTGACCCGATCGTTATGGGGGATTTACACCTTCGCAATCGCATTATTATGGCGCCCCTCACGCGCTGCCGTGCAGAGCCAGGGCGTGTACCGAGTGCGTTAATGGTCGAGTACTATCGCCAGCGCGCCAGTGCGGGCCTGATTATTAGCGAAGCCACTTCGGTAATGCCTATGGGGGTTGGCTACCCGAATACGCCGGGCATTTGGTCGCATGAGCAAGTAGAAGGCTGGAAGAGGGTGACTGATGCGGTTCATGCCGAAGGCGGGACTATATTGCTGCAGCTGTGGCATGTTGGGCGCATTTCAGACTCTTCTTACCTCAATGGCGAACTGCCGGTGGCGCCGAGTGCGATTCAGCCTGCGGGCACGGTAAGCCTTGTACGTCCGCAAAAAGCATTCGAAACCCCGCGGGCACTCGCAACAGATGAAATCCCGGCTATTGTCGAGGCCTACCGTGTGGGTGCCGAAAATGCCAAAAAAGCAGGCTTTGATGGCGTAGAAATTCACGGTGCCAATGGCTACTTATTAGATCAATTCCTGCAGAGCAGCACTAACCAGCGCACCGATGCCTATGGCGGTTCGCTCAAAAAACGCGCGCGTTTAATGTTGGACGTTACTGATGCGGTGTTAAACGTGTGGGTGCCTGGGCGGGTAGGTATGCATTTGGCGCCGCGCGCCGATGCGCACGATATGGGCGATGATAATCTTGCCGAAACCTTTGGCTATGTTGCAGAGCAATTAGGCAAACGTGAGCTAGCCTTTATTTGCACCCGCGAGCACGCCGCAGATGATAGCTTAGGGCCCAAGCTTAAAACGTTATTTGGTGGTAATTATATTGCCAACGAAGGTTTTGATTTGAATTCGGCGAGCCAGTGGTTGGCGCAAGGTAAGGCGGATGCAGTGGCCTTCGGTAAGGCCTATATTGCCAACCCAGATCTTGTAAAACGCTTTGCTCAAAAAGCCCCCCTTAACGAGCCAAACCCAAACACCTTTTATGGCACTGGCCCAGAGGGTTATACCGATTATCCGTTTTTGTCGCCGGCTTAA